In the genome of Misgurnus anguillicaudatus chromosome 11, ASM2758022v2, whole genome shotgun sequence, one region contains:
- the marcksl1a gene encoding MARCKS-related protein 1-A translates to MGAQLSKGEATVDGQVVAEKANGQENGHVKTNGDVSSKPEGEAVAADGNGTAEVAKETEAGDAIEAAPATEAEATKSEGEAAKETKKKKKFSLKNSFNFKGISLKKKKGREEAAENGATPTTEEKAEEKAEDKPEENGQAATETKEEPAAAETKEEPAAAETNETPATETEAEPKAEDSTQEAEAAPTEETTQSEETPAPAETTPEATSDPEVTSDPEPATE, encoded by the exons ATGGGTGCCCAGTTATCTAAAGGCGAAGCTACGGTGGACGGACAAGTCGTGGCTGAGAAAGCCAATGGTCAG GAAAATGGTCATGTGAAAACCAACGGTGACGTTTCCAGCAAGCCGGAAGGCGAAGCAGTGGCAGCTGACGGCAACGGGACCGCTGAGGTTGCCAAGGAAACGGAGGCAGGAGATGCCATCGAAGCCGCGCCTGCGACCGAAGCAGAAGCCACCAAATCCGAGGGCGAAGCGGCCAAAGAAaccaaaaagaagaagaaattcTCTTTAAAGAATTCCTTCAATTTCAAGGGCATTTCCCTGAAGAAGAAAAAAGGACGCGAGGAGGCAGCGGAGAACGGTGCCACGCCTACCACCGAAGAGAAAGCCGAAGAAAAAGCTGAAGATAAACCCGAGGAGAACGGCCAAGCTGCCACAGAAACCAAAGAGGAGCCAGCTGCAGCAGAAACCAAAGAGGAGCCAGCTGCGGCAGAAACCAATGAGACGCCAGCAACCGAGACAGAGGCGGAGCCAAAGGCTGAAGACTCCACCCAGGAGGCAGAAGCCGCACCCACAGAGGAAACCACACAGTCTGAGGAAACCCCAGCTCCGGCCGAGACCACGCCTGAGGCGACCTCGGACCCTGAGGTGACCTCGGACCCTGAGCCGGCCACGGAGTGA